A region from the Sandaracinus amylolyticus genome encodes:
- a CDS encoding DUF4266 domain-containing protein, with protein sequence MRIVVVLFAAAAIAGCATVAPYEREHLSRASMDFGREDDETAFRAHVHDSREGATGGHGSTGGGCGCN encoded by the coding sequence ATGCGAATCGTCGTTGTGTTGTTCGCGGCCGCGGCGATCGCCGGATGTGCGACCGTGGCGCCCTACGAGCGCGAGCACCTGAGCCGCGCGTCGATGGACTTCGGTCGCGAGGACGACGAGACCGCGTTCCGCGCGCACGTGCACGACTCGCGCGAAGGCGCGACGGGCGGCCACGGCAGCACCGGCGGCGGCTGCGGATGCAACTGA
- a CDS encoding RluA family pseudouridine synthase, which translates to MIELEVEAAEAGLRLDVVLVRRVPGMSRAKAREMVESGAIRVNGRSPRKGLRLAPGDHVVLARAPAPSDFHARPDAKLPLHVVHEDPWLVVVDKPAGVPSHPLRENEIGTIASALVARYPEMSGVGYRLREPGILHRLDTDTSGLIVAARDELTFEALRTALKDGRIDKRYVALVEGRVDAPQVIDLPIGPHPRDPRRVVTIDVKGARPARTEILKAEAIGVYTRVEVSASHATRHQVRAHLAAIGHPLVGDALYGGSALPGLARHFLHASRIAFEHPHDARAMRFTSPLPRDLQAAIETAR; encoded by the coding sequence GTGATCGAGCTGGAGGTCGAGGCGGCCGAAGCCGGGCTGCGGCTCGACGTCGTGCTCGTGCGGCGCGTGCCGGGGATGAGCCGCGCGAAGGCGCGCGAGATGGTCGAGAGCGGCGCGATCCGCGTGAACGGCCGGAGCCCGCGCAAGGGCCTGCGGCTCGCGCCGGGGGATCACGTGGTGCTCGCGCGCGCGCCCGCGCCGAGCGACTTCCACGCGCGCCCCGACGCGAAGCTGCCGCTGCACGTGGTGCACGAGGACCCGTGGCTCGTGGTGGTCGACAAGCCCGCGGGCGTGCCGAGCCACCCGCTGCGCGAGAACGAGATCGGCACGATCGCGAGCGCGCTCGTCGCTCGGTATCCCGAGATGAGCGGAGTCGGATATCGCCTGCGCGAGCCCGGGATCCTGCACCGGCTCGACACCGACACGAGCGGGCTGATCGTCGCGGCGCGCGACGAGCTCACGTTCGAGGCGCTCCGCACCGCGCTCAAGGACGGGCGCATCGACAAGCGCTACGTCGCGCTGGTCGAGGGACGCGTGGACGCGCCGCAGGTGATCGATCTCCCGATCGGACCGCACCCGCGCGATCCGCGCCGCGTGGTCACGATCGACGTGAAGGGCGCGCGCCCCGCGCGCACCGAGATCCTCAAGGCCGAGGCGATCGGTGTGTACACGCGCGTCGAGGTCTCGGCGTCGCACGCGACGCGGCACCAGGTGCGCGCGCACCTCGCGGCGATCGGGCACCCGCTGGTCGGCGACGCGCTCTACGGCGGCAGCGCGCTGCCCGGGCTCGCGCGACACTTCCTGCACGCGTCGCGCATCGCGTTCGAGCACCCGCACGACGCCCGCGCGATGCGCTTCACGTCCCCGCTCCCGCGCGATCTCCAGGCCGCGATCGAGACCGCGCGCTGA
- a CDS encoding DUF3570 domain-containing protein, which translates to MTSHHASRPFVRILVALAVALFVSPARADETTGTWTGEVGVQGNYYWETSTRVIAPEVRFRLTSPDGTDVRAEYLVDSITSASLAAGVVEDIRFTETRHQVTVGAGHEFDLGEAQLRLDASTRISHEPDYLATGVTLAGTLSLAQRCTLIGMALTYIHDDVGSVVRGSQPREGGGRDLSDRGRVGQLEGFTLGLSLSQILTSQLVASFGYDLVYNWGYLQNPYRGVSIEGVVRPEDHPDERLRHSLYGRVALYVPETRTAFHALYRFYVDGWDLAAVTPEGRIYQEIGDLITLRLRYRFYSQTRSFFYRAPDQYTADDPFVTNDPKMQDFSSHLVGAHARVGMEFLERTFLGFAHEGEVWFSFDYWWQSSRFGNGVIAQAGLRVPF; encoded by the coding sequence ATGACGTCGCATCACGCATCGCGCCCCTTCGTCCGCATCCTCGTCGCGCTCGCGGTGGCGCTCTTCGTCAGCCCAGCGCGCGCCGACGAGACGACCGGCACGTGGACCGGCGAGGTCGGCGTGCAGGGCAATTACTATTGGGAGACCTCGACCCGCGTGATCGCGCCCGAGGTGCGGTTCCGGCTGACGTCGCCCGACGGGACCGACGTGCGCGCCGAGTACCTCGTCGACTCGATCACGAGCGCGAGCCTCGCCGCCGGCGTGGTGGAGGACATCCGGTTCACCGAGACGCGTCACCAGGTGACCGTCGGCGCCGGGCACGAATTCGACCTCGGTGAGGCGCAGCTGCGGCTCGACGCGTCGACGCGGATCAGCCACGAGCCCGACTACCTCGCGACCGGCGTGACCCTCGCGGGCACGCTCTCGCTCGCGCAGCGCTGCACGCTGATCGGGATGGCGCTCACGTACATCCACGACGACGTGGGCTCGGTCGTCCGCGGCTCCCAGCCGCGCGAGGGCGGCGGGCGCGACCTGTCGGATCGCGGGCGCGTCGGACAGCTCGAGGGGTTCACGCTCGGGCTCTCGCTCAGCCAGATCCTCACGTCGCAGCTCGTCGCGTCGTTCGGCTACGACCTCGTCTACAACTGGGGCTACCTGCAGAACCCGTATCGCGGCGTGTCGATCGAGGGCGTGGTGCGCCCCGAGGACCACCCCGACGAGCGCCTGCGGCACTCGCTGTACGGGCGCGTCGCGCTGTACGTCCCGGAGACGCGCACCGCGTTCCACGCGCTCTATCGCTTCTACGTCGACGGCTGGGATCTCGCGGCGGTCACGCCCGAAGGGCGCATCTACCAGGAGATCGGCGATCTGATCACGCTGCGCCTGCGATATCGCTTCTACTCGCAGACGCGCTCGTTCTTCTATCGCGCGCCGGATCAGTACACGGCGGACGATCCGTTCGTGACGAACGACCCGAAGATGCAGGACTTCTCGAGCCATCTCGTCGGCGCGCACGCGCGCGTCGGGATGGAGTTCCTCGAGCGCACGTTCCTCGGCTTCGCGCACGAGGGCGAGGTGTGGTTCAGCTTCGACTACTGGTGGCAGTCGAGCCGCTTCGGGAACGGCGTGATCGCGCAGGCCGGCCTCCGCGTGCCGTTCTGA
- a CDS encoding peptide-N-glycosidase F-related protein, whose protein sequence is MSVDTSQRAAWLLVCLLATACGDDDASSGGDAGETPQSDAGSAPTEPLTVVAMDGEHVHFTVENRRRVNVEVDFPPLDQRYGEVIMHFALRCPPEGGCDWWDRRGALMIVENPGVPEEEEQRIEISRFVTPYRVGAAWDVDVTDLRPLLSGRRTLQVFIDTWVGPGHANGAGWLVDVSFEHRPGVLERRAIAVVPVFRSQQPVYGDPARSIPSQVPPVTLDVPAGASALAIRSFITGHGQGNAENCAEFCPRDHTFSVEGQAFTRNVWRDDCATTAAPGQAGTYTYPRAGWCPGAVTHDWSFDVPLPSDGTVDVGYDVATYENSCRPGVAVCSGCTLGTGCEYDGGAHAEPHYDLSALLIAYE, encoded by the coding sequence GTGAGCGTCGACACCTCTCAGCGCGCCGCCTGGCTCCTCGTTTGTCTGCTCGCCACGGCGTGTGGTGACGACGATGCGTCGAGTGGCGGCGACGCCGGCGAGACCCCGCAGAGCGACGCGGGCAGCGCGCCCACCGAGCCGCTCACGGTCGTCGCGATGGACGGCGAGCACGTGCACTTCACCGTCGAGAACCGACGGCGCGTGAACGTCGAGGTCGACTTCCCGCCGCTCGATCAGCGCTACGGCGAGGTGATCATGCACTTCGCGCTGCGCTGTCCGCCCGAGGGCGGATGCGACTGGTGGGATCGCCGCGGCGCGCTGATGATCGTCGAGAACCCCGGCGTGCCCGAGGAAGAGGAGCAGCGCATCGAGATCTCGCGCTTCGTCACGCCGTACCGCGTCGGCGCGGCGTGGGACGTCGACGTGACCGATCTTCGCCCGCTGCTCTCGGGGCGCCGCACGCTCCAGGTGTTCATCGACACGTGGGTCGGCCCGGGGCACGCGAATGGCGCGGGCTGGCTCGTCGACGTGTCGTTCGAGCACCGCCCCGGCGTGCTCGAGCGTCGCGCGATCGCGGTGGTGCCGGTGTTCCGGTCGCAGCAGCCGGTCTACGGCGATCCCGCGCGCAGCATCCCGAGCCAGGTGCCGCCGGTCACGCTCGACGTGCCGGCGGGGGCGTCGGCGCTCGCGATCCGCTCGTTCATCACCGGCCACGGCCAGGGAAATGCCGAGAATTGCGCGGAATTCTGCCCGCGCGATCACACCTTCTCGGTCGAGGGCCAGGCGTTCACCCGCAACGTCTGGCGCGACGACTGCGCGACGACGGCCGCGCCGGGCCAGGCGGGCACGTACACGTACCCGCGCGCCGGATGGTGCCCGGGCGCCGTGACGCACGACTGGTCCTTCGACGTGCCGCTCCCGAGCGACGGAACGGTGGACGTCGGCTACGACGTCGCGACGTACGAGAATTCGTGCCGCCCCGGGGTCGCGGTCTGCAGCGGGTGCACGCTCGGCACCGGCTGCGAGTACGACGGCGGGGCGCACGCCGAGCCGCACTACGATCTCTCGGCGCTGCTGATCGCCTACGAGTGA
- the dnaJ gene encoding molecular chaperone DnaJ, protein MAPPKRDYYESLGVGKTATPDDIKQAYRQLAKQWHPDRNQGDPSAEEKFKEISEAYSVLIDVEKRRRYDRMGHAAFGGAADYERIDFRAVSEILEGLMGEVFGLSGAARRARQGTDIELELEISFEEAALGTEKPIQVPRLVTCGTCEGSGAAKGSKVERCHACNGVGEVKFQRGFFSASRPCSSCGGTGKRIETPCPTCKGKTVVASHEEMSVKVPPGVEDGAIRSVRGAGERGRHGGPPGDLHVRIRVRPHPLFKRDGADIKVTIPVSFPQVVLGTQVDIPTLEGRVKMKVPPGTQSGKVFRLRGKGIEVLGGAGKGDQLVHIVVEVPSNITKRQRKLIEELAAEFGEDVHPQQKSFLDKLKGLFE, encoded by the coding sequence ATGGCTCCTCCGAAGCGCGACTACTACGAGTCCTTGGGCGTCGGGAAGACCGCGACGCCCGACGACATCAAGCAGGCGTATCGCCAGCTCGCGAAGCAGTGGCATCCCGACCGCAACCAGGGCGACCCGTCCGCGGAAGAGAAGTTCAAGGAGATCAGCGAAGCGTACTCGGTGCTCATCGACGTCGAGAAGCGCCGTCGGTACGACCGCATGGGCCACGCCGCGTTCGGCGGGGCCGCGGACTACGAGCGCATCGACTTCCGCGCGGTGAGCGAGATCCTCGAGGGCCTGATGGGCGAGGTGTTCGGGCTGTCGGGCGCGGCGCGCCGCGCGCGTCAGGGCACCGACATCGAGCTCGAGCTCGAGATCTCGTTCGAAGAAGCGGCGCTGGGCACCGAGAAGCCGATCCAGGTGCCGCGCCTCGTGACCTGCGGCACGTGCGAGGGGTCGGGCGCGGCGAAGGGCTCGAAGGTCGAGCGCTGCCACGCCTGCAACGGCGTGGGCGAGGTGAAGTTCCAGCGCGGGTTCTTCTCGGCCTCGCGGCCCTGCTCGTCGTGCGGCGGGACCGGCAAGCGCATCGAGACGCCGTGCCCGACCTGCAAGGGCAAGACGGTCGTCGCGAGCCACGAGGAGATGTCCGTGAAGGTCCCGCCGGGCGTCGAGGACGGCGCGATCCGCAGCGTGCGCGGCGCAGGCGAGCGCGGTCGACACGGCGGCCCGCCCGGCGATCTGCACGTGCGGATCCGAGTGCGCCCTCACCCGCTCTTCAAGCGCGACGGCGCGGACATCAAGGTCACGATCCCGGTGAGCTTCCCCCAGGTCGTGCTGGGCACGCAGGTCGACATCCCCACGCTCGAAGGGCGCGTGAAGATGAAGGTCCCGCCGGGCACCCAGAGCGGGAAGGTCTTCCGGCTGCGCGGCAAGGGCATCGAGGTGCTCGGCGGCGCGGGCAAGGGCGACCAGCTCGTGCACATCGTCGTCGAGGTGCCGTCGAACATCACGAAGCGGCAGCGCAAGCTGATCGAGGAGCTCGCGGCGGAGTTCGGCGAGGACGTGCACCCGCAGCAGAAGAGCTTCCTCGACAAGCTGAAGGGCTTGTTCGAGTAG